One Phycisphaera mikurensis NBRC 102666 DNA window includes the following coding sequences:
- a CDS encoding HD-GYP domain-containing protein produces MQILVADDDPIAVEMLRDTLQDAGHDVVTAPDGDAAVRLLAERPVHLVITDWEMPGLTGPQLCRAIRSGAALHAGGGYCYIVLLTGRGAVAERVEGLSSGADDFLVKPFDREELLARLRSAERIVSLETREMAIFAMAKLAESRDQETGEHLERVQSYARVLTQRLLSNGCFTGVIDAEYARLIYATSPLHDIGKVGIPDSVLLKPGRLSDREFEIMKTHTTLGAETLDAAASRYPGAAFLCMARDIAASHHERYDGTGYPAGLAGEAIPLAARIVALADVYDALTSRRVYKDAFTHDVARSIVLEERGTHFAPEVVDAFVAGEAEFLRIRERYAVDRAASS; encoded by the coding sequence ATGCAGATTCTTGTTGCCGACGACGACCCGATCGCCGTGGAGATGCTCCGCGACACCCTCCAGGACGCCGGGCACGACGTCGTGACGGCGCCCGACGGCGACGCCGCCGTCCGCCTTCTCGCCGAGCGGCCGGTCCACCTGGTGATCACCGACTGGGAGATGCCCGGGCTCACCGGGCCGCAGCTGTGCCGCGCGATCCGCTCGGGGGCCGCGCTGCACGCCGGCGGTGGCTACTGCTACATCGTGCTGCTCACGGGGCGCGGCGCCGTCGCCGAGCGTGTCGAGGGCCTCTCCTCGGGTGCCGACGACTTCCTCGTCAAGCCCTTCGACCGCGAGGAGCTGCTGGCGCGGCTGCGATCCGCCGAGCGGATCGTCTCGCTGGAGACCCGCGAGATGGCGATCTTCGCCATGGCGAAGCTCGCCGAGAGCCGCGACCAGGAGACCGGCGAGCACCTCGAGCGCGTGCAGAGCTACGCCCGCGTGCTCACGCAACGCCTGCTCTCCAACGGCTGCTTCACCGGCGTCATCGACGCCGAGTACGCGCGGCTGATCTACGCGACCAGCCCGCTGCACGACATCGGCAAGGTCGGCATCCCCGACTCGGTCCTGCTCAAGCCCGGCCGGCTGTCCGACCGCGAGTTCGAGATCATGAAGACGCACACGACGCTCGGCGCCGAGACGCTCGACGCCGCGGCCTCCCGCTACCCCGGGGCCGCCTTCCTGTGCATGGCCCGCGACATCGCCGCGAGCCACCACGAGCGGTACGACGGCACCGGCTATCCCGCCGGATTGGCGGGCGAGGCGATCCCGCTCGCCGCCCGCATCGTGGCGCTGGCGGACGTGTACGACGCGCTCACCAGCCGCCGCGTCTACAAGGACGCCTTCACCCACGACGTCGCCCGCTCGATCGTCCTCGAGGAGCGCGGGACGCACTTCGCCCCCGAGGTCGTCGACGCCTTCGTCGCGGGTGAAGCCGAGTTCCTGCGCATCCGCGAGCGGTACGCCGTCGATCGCGCCGCGTCGTCTTGA
- a CDS encoding response regulator: MGKRALTVDDHPASLRAITEQLEAWGFSVTPVDNGAEALEAMREAEGRGTPFDLAVVDLMMPGLSGLEVGRAAAADRRLRRIPLLMLTAADRDVDAAEVRAAGFEACLGKPARPSALFDAVMRATRGSAAEPAREATADGPARHRGNVLLAEDNPVNQAVACELLRDAGYRVRVVGDGLLAVEALTRPGGHGFDVVLMDCQMPELDGFGATRRFRDHEAARTCGGRVPIVALTANAVRGDRERCLEAGMDGYASKPIDCDALFREMESLMRPLAERNPPMPEREEDPLAKVAGAGRPEAAATPAVDRRVDPAEEVIDLPAVLARCGGKAPLVSRLLGAFAVQLPEQVGAARVHLAEGDDGALRRVAHAVKGTAANLSAVPLAEAAACLESAPNAEAVEAFALEARTAADRASELAEALADASPAARAA, from the coding sequence GTGGGAAAGCGTGCCCTCACCGTCGACGACCACCCGGCGTCGCTGCGGGCGATCACCGAGCAGCTCGAGGCCTGGGGTTTCTCGGTCACGCCGGTCGACAACGGGGCCGAGGCGCTGGAGGCGATGCGGGAGGCCGAGGGGCGCGGAACGCCCTTCGACCTCGCGGTCGTCGACCTCATGATGCCCGGCCTCTCCGGGCTGGAGGTCGGCCGGGCCGCGGCGGCCGATCGCCGCCTGCGGAGAATCCCGCTGCTGATGCTCACGGCGGCGGACCGGGACGTGGACGCGGCCGAGGTGCGAGCGGCCGGCTTCGAGGCCTGCCTGGGCAAGCCCGCCCGGCCGTCCGCGCTCTTCGACGCCGTCATGCGTGCGACCCGCGGCAGCGCCGCCGAGCCCGCTCGCGAGGCCACGGCGGACGGCCCCGCCCGCCACCGCGGCAACGTGCTGCTCGCGGAGGACAACCCGGTCAACCAGGCCGTCGCCTGCGAGCTGCTCCGCGACGCCGGCTACCGCGTCCGCGTCGTCGGCGACGGCCTGCTCGCCGTGGAGGCGCTGACGCGCCCGGGCGGGCACGGCTTCGACGTCGTGCTCATGGACTGCCAGATGCCCGAGCTCGACGGTTTCGGCGCCACCCGCCGGTTCCGCGACCACGAGGCGGCGCGGACGTGCGGCGGCCGCGTGCCGATCGTCGCCCTCACCGCCAACGCGGTCCGCGGCGACCGGGAGCGCTGCCTCGAGGCGGGGATGGACGGCTACGCGTCCAAGCCCATCGACTGCGACGCGCTCTTCCGCGAGATGGAGAGCCTGATGCGGCCGCTCGCGGAGCGGAACCCGCCGATGCCGGAGCGGGAGGAGGATCCGCTGGCCAAGGTGGCGGGCGCCGGCCGGCCGGAAGCGGCGGCCACCCCGGCCGTCGATCGGCGGGTGGACCCCGCGGAGGAGGTGATCGACCTGCCCGCCGTGCTCGCCCGCTGCGGCGGCAAGGCCCCGCTGGTCAGCCGGCTGCTCGGGGCCTTCGCCGTCCAGCTGCCGGAGCAGGTCGGAGCGGCGCGGGTCCACCTCGCCGAGGGCGACGACGGGGCGCTGCGAAGAGTCGCCCACGCGGTCAAGGGGACGGCGGCGAACCTGAGTGCCGTCCCGCTGGCCGAAGCCGCGGCGTGCCTCGAGTCGGCGCCGAACGCGGAGGCGGTGGAGGCCTTCGCCCTGGAGGCCCGGACCGCCGCCGACCGCGCCTCGGAGCTGGCCGAGGCGTTGGCCGATGCGTCTCCCGCCGCCCGCGCCGCCTGA
- a CDS encoding PQQ-dependent sugar dehydrogenase: MHTSRLPALLAVAAAGSLPPAAPVAAQTNNPFPDPIPVGIGVPIVDYARVATGARLNLLAPDPLGRLFANDQRGDLYRVVPGAAASPVYLDLAAQPGIDLRTSSGEQGFQSFAFHPEFATAGAAGFGRFYTVHSDDDRSPTPDFVPNSGNAFHSVLLEWTAADPLADTFSGTSRELMRIRQPFGNHNAGQLSFNPEATAGDADFGKLYLGLGDGGSGGDPQDLAQDRDNVFGSILRIDPLGTNAANGKYGIPADNPFVGEADVKDEIFAYGLRNPQRFSFDAVTGNAFIADIGQGAVEEINLLRAGGNYGWNEREGSFVFLNNSGVGGSARGDGLYDDPIAEYDHQGAFVLAERNGEAVTVGPVVRDPSIPGLAGRLLLGDFPSGSIFYLDASGTLPDGGQAPLQELLLVNEAGETKRLIDLINDAGVPATQRADLRFGYGADGEVFVLNKRDGVIRQLVPEPSTAAAIGTLGLLMASRRRRRR, from the coding sequence ATGCACACCTCCCGCCTCCCCGCCCTTCTCGCGGTCGCCGCCGCCGGGTCGCTGCCGCCCGCCGCCCCGGTCGCCGCCCAGACCAACAACCCCTTCCCGGATCCGATCCCGGTCGGCATCGGCGTGCCGATCGTCGACTACGCCCGCGTCGCCACCGGCGCCCGCCTCAACCTGCTCGCGCCCGACCCGCTCGGCCGGCTGTTCGCGAACGACCAGCGGGGGGACCTCTACCGCGTGGTGCCTGGCGCGGCCGCGTCGCCGGTCTACCTCGACCTCGCCGCGCAACCCGGAATCGATCTGAGGACCTCCTCCGGCGAGCAAGGCTTCCAAAGCTTCGCCTTCCACCCGGAGTTCGCGACCGCCGGCGCGGCCGGCTTCGGCCGCTTCTACACGGTGCACAGCGACGACGACCGGTCGCCGACCCCGGACTTCGTGCCCAACAGCGGCAACGCCTTCCACTCGGTGCTCCTGGAGTGGACCGCGGCGGACCCGCTCGCCGACACCTTCTCGGGCACCTCCCGGGAGCTCATGCGGATCCGCCAGCCCTTCGGCAACCACAACGCCGGCCAGCTGTCCTTCAACCCCGAGGCCACCGCCGGCGACGCCGACTTCGGCAAGCTCTACCTCGGCCTCGGGGACGGCGGCAGCGGCGGCGATCCGCAGGACCTCGCGCAGGATCGCGACAACGTCTTCGGCTCCATCCTCCGGATCGACCCCCTGGGGACCAACGCCGCGAACGGGAAGTACGGCATCCCCGCCGACAACCCCTTCGTCGGCGAGGCCGACGTCAAGGACGAGATCTTCGCCTACGGCCTCCGCAACCCGCAGCGGTTCAGCTTCGACGCCGTGACCGGCAACGCCTTCATCGCCGACATCGGGCAGGGCGCGGTGGAGGAGATCAACCTCCTGCGGGCGGGCGGAAACTACGGCTGGAACGAGCGTGAAGGCAGCTTCGTCTTCCTGAACAACAGCGGCGTCGGGGGCAGCGCCCGCGGCGACGGCCTCTACGACGACCCGATCGCCGAGTACGACCACCAGGGAGCCTTCGTCCTCGCGGAGCGCAACGGCGAAGCGGTGACCGTGGGCCCGGTCGTCCGCGACCCGTCGATCCCCGGCCTCGCCGGTCGGCTGCTGCTGGGCGACTTCCCCTCCGGCTCGATCTTCTACCTCGACGCCTCGGGCACCCTGCCCGACGGCGGCCAGGCGCCGCTCCAGGAGCTGCTGCTCGTGAACGAGGCGGGCGAGACCAAGCGGCTGATCGACCTCATCAACGACGCCGGCGTCCCCGCGACCCAGCGGGCCGACCTGCGCTTCGGATACGGGGCCGACGGCGAGGTCTTCGTGCTCAACAAGCGTGACGGCGTGATCCGCCAGCTGGTCCCCGAGCCGTCGACGGCCGCGGCGATCGGCACGCTCGGCCTGCTGATGGCTTC